The Hirundo rustica isolate bHirRus1 chromosome 24, bHirRus1.pri.v3, whole genome shotgun sequence genome includes a window with the following:
- the RHOC gene encoding rho-related GTP-binding protein RhoC isoform X2 — translation MKTMAAIRKKLVIVGDGACGKTCLLIVFSKDQFPEVYVPTVFENYIADIEVDGKQVELALWDTAGQEDYDRLRPLSYPDTDVILMCFSIDSPDSLENIPEKWTPEVKHFCPNVPIILVGNKKDLRNDEHTRRELAKMKQEPVKPEEGRDMANRINAFGYLECSAKTKEGVREVFEMATRAGLQVRKNKKRRGCPLL, via the exons ATGAAAA CGATGGCGGCCATCAGGAAGAAGCTGGTGATCGTGGGGGACGGTGCCTGCGGGAAGACGTGTCTGCTGATCGTGTTCAGCAAAGACCAGTTCCCCGAGGTCTACGTGCCCACCGTCTTCGAGAACTACATTGCCGACATAGAGGTGGATGGGAAGCAG GTTGAGCTGGCCctgtgggacacagcaggacaggaggaCTATGACAGGCTGCGGCCCCTCTCGTACCCGGACACAGACGTCATCCTCATGTGCTTTTCCATTGACAGCCCGGACAGCCTCG AGAACATCCCTGAGAAGTGGACGCCGGAGGTGAAGCACTTCTGCCCCAATGTGCCCATCATCCTGGTGGGGAACAAGAAGGACCTGCGGAATGACGAGCACACGCGGCGGGAGCTGGCCAAGATGAAGCAg GAGCCGGTGAAGccagaggagggcagggacatGGCCAACAGGATCAATGCCTTCGGCTACCTCGAGTGCTCGGCCAAGACGAAGGAGGGCGTGCGGGAGGTGTTCGAGATGGCCACCCGTGCCGGCCTGCAGGTGCGGAAGAACAAGAAGCGCAGAGGCTGCCCGCTGCTGTGA
- the RHOC gene encoding rho-related GTP-binding protein RhoC isoform X1, with protein sequence MMSFGKGAMAAIRKKLVIVGDGACGKTCLLIVFSKDQFPEVYVPTVFENYIADIEVDGKQVELALWDTAGQEDYDRLRPLSYPDTDVILMCFSIDSPDSLENIPEKWTPEVKHFCPNVPIILVGNKKDLRNDEHTRRELAKMKQEPVKPEEGRDMANRINAFGYLECSAKTKEGVREVFEMATRAGLQVRKNKKRRGCPLL encoded by the exons ATGATGTCCTTTGGAAAAGGAG CGATGGCGGCCATCAGGAAGAAGCTGGTGATCGTGGGGGACGGTGCCTGCGGGAAGACGTGTCTGCTGATCGTGTTCAGCAAAGACCAGTTCCCCGAGGTCTACGTGCCCACCGTCTTCGAGAACTACATTGCCGACATAGAGGTGGATGGGAAGCAG GTTGAGCTGGCCctgtgggacacagcaggacaggaggaCTATGACAGGCTGCGGCCCCTCTCGTACCCGGACACAGACGTCATCCTCATGTGCTTTTCCATTGACAGCCCGGACAGCCTCG AGAACATCCCTGAGAAGTGGACGCCGGAGGTGAAGCACTTCTGCCCCAATGTGCCCATCATCCTGGTGGGGAACAAGAAGGACCTGCGGAATGACGAGCACACGCGGCGGGAGCTGGCCAAGATGAAGCAg GAGCCGGTGAAGccagaggagggcagggacatGGCCAACAGGATCAATGCCTTCGGCTACCTCGAGTGCTCGGCCAAGACGAAGGAGGGCGTGCGGGAGGTGTTCGAGATGGCCACCCGTGCCGGCCTGCAGGTGCGGAAGAACAAGAAGCGCAGAGGCTGCCCGCTGCTGTGA
- the RHOC gene encoding rho-related GTP-binding protein RhoC isoform X3 — protein sequence MAAIRKKLVIVGDGACGKTCLLIVFSKDQFPEVYVPTVFENYIADIEVDGKQVELALWDTAGQEDYDRLRPLSYPDTDVILMCFSIDSPDSLENIPEKWTPEVKHFCPNVPIILVGNKKDLRNDEHTRRELAKMKQEPVKPEEGRDMANRINAFGYLECSAKTKEGVREVFEMATRAGLQVRKNKKRRGCPLL from the exons ATGGCGGCCATCAGGAAGAAGCTGGTGATCGTGGGGGACGGTGCCTGCGGGAAGACGTGTCTGCTGATCGTGTTCAGCAAAGACCAGTTCCCCGAGGTCTACGTGCCCACCGTCTTCGAGAACTACATTGCCGACATAGAGGTGGATGGGAAGCAG GTTGAGCTGGCCctgtgggacacagcaggacaggaggaCTATGACAGGCTGCGGCCCCTCTCGTACCCGGACACAGACGTCATCCTCATGTGCTTTTCCATTGACAGCCCGGACAGCCTCG AGAACATCCCTGAGAAGTGGACGCCGGAGGTGAAGCACTTCTGCCCCAATGTGCCCATCATCCTGGTGGGGAACAAGAAGGACCTGCGGAATGACGAGCACACGCGGCGGGAGCTGGCCAAGATGAAGCAg GAGCCGGTGAAGccagaggagggcagggacatGGCCAACAGGATCAATGCCTTCGGCTACCTCGAGTGCTCGGCCAAGACGAAGGAGGGCGTGCGGGAGGTGTTCGAGATGGCCACCCGTGCCGGCCTGCAGGTGCGGAAGAACAAGAAGCGCAGAGGCTGCCCGCTGCTGTGA
- the MOV10 gene encoding helicase MOV-10, whose protein sequence is MSWFSRGDARLWGYQFVQFLQDTGRQQTSLRETLRTIYNQEFRDRTDAKTPGFSRILQALKKTHQVQVCGEVVKFKVKRRVVVADQYRRPRRNARTPVPMSASGQQLSSSPQMPQIYGKQWAELIRGKHGVEIASDYDQGSGNIRFPVVPGEPRTVTVLVRNRGTQAVTLQRFQPRQQSQELSFTDEQGAAQGQSLLLHPGEVYPIQVRCLTACNGHFSAVVFFEFTTEPHKPFSISRYIAAVAESQLAKDLGPSAPFQPYEASLQRLVTVITEDGIPPDSSLKNELEREVPLGTYQYPRSLKDTILLGPSTSASSSWAAMRSLLEAPLQAENYHQKFQLLLHLEEIQMEVNIRRYDMQDVTMEQERGLLVLSVPGVAESRPSVLRGDHLFVHLSSERCHSPLIRYKGYVHSVELERVRLGFSPKLQKKFVNSLKFDVTFTFSRLPLQVQHRAARLAMHPSLSSLLFPSASCHKSLFPGPFQPQWFNRKLETNEEQCKAVTHIVTGMSRPAPYLIFGPPGTGKTVTMVEAIKQVWTCFKDARILACAPSNSATDLLCQCLIKDIAPQNVYRLIASSRSYREVPTDIMPCCNWDDEQSSYVYPSKESLRQYRIILTTLVTAGRLVSANFPPGFFSHVFIDECGHAVEPESVVAVAGLLAPMDQETNPNGGQLVLAGDPKQLGPVLTSPLAIQHGLGTSLLERLMLHNPLYKKSSGGYDPQFITKLLWNYRSHEAILRIPNELFYDNELKVCESSGLDVRNLYCTWEELPKKGFPIIFHGVCGEDQREAKSPSFFNTAEIEVLLDYLKKLLQSQGKGSCPTVSPKEIGIISPYRKQVEKIRRAITSLDPDLRKLPDISQLKVGSVEEFQGQERHVILISTVRSCSTYLQFDQTFRLGFLKNPKRLNVAITRAKALLIVVGNPTVLSKDHHWHRFLRYCKEEGGYTGYPYEDESTAESRIAHCLHKLQLSV, encoded by the exons aTGTCGTGGTTCAGCAGGGGGGACGCCCGTCTTTGGGGCTATCAATTCGTGCAGTTTTTGCAGGACACGGGCCGGCAGCAGACGAGCCTGCGGGAGACGCTGCGGACCATCTACAACCAGGAGTTCCGGGACAG GACTGACGCAAAGACACCCGGGTTTTCCCGCATCTTGCAGGCACTGAAGAAAACCCACCAGGTTCAGGTGTGCGGGGAGGTGGTGAAATTCAAG GTGAAGAGGCGTGTGGTGGTGGCAGACCAGTACCGAAGACCCAGAAGGAATGCACGGACACCTGTGCCCATGTCTGCCTCAggacagcagctcagctcctctccacAGATGCCCCAGATCTATGGCAAGCAGTG ggcTGAGCTCATTCGTGGGAAGCACGGGGTAGAGATCGCCTCAGACTATGACCAGGGCAGTGGGAATATCCGCTTCCCAGTGGTGCCGGGTGAGCCCCGGACAGTCACTGTCCTGGTGCGGAATCGTGGGACCCAGGCGGTGACGCTGCAGCGCTTCCAGCCACGCCAGCAGTCACAGGAGCTCTCCTTCACCGATGAGCAAGGGGCAGCGCAGGGCCAGTCCCTGCTCTTACACCCGG GTGAGGTGTACCCCATCCAGGTGCGGTGCCTCACCGCCTGCAATGGGCACTTCAGTGCTGTGGTGTTCTTTGAGTTCACCACGGAGCCACACAAGCCCTTCAGCATCTCCCGCTACATTGCTGCCGTTGCCGAGAGCCAGCTGGCCAAGGACCTGGGGCCCTCGGCACCTTTCCAGCCTTACGAGGCCAGCCTCCAGCGCCTTGTCACGGTCATCACCGAGGATGGCATCCCCCCTGACAG CTCCCTGAAAAACGAACTGGAGAGGGAAGTCCCTCTGGGCACCTACCAGTACCCAAGGAGCCTCAAGGACACGATCCTGCTCGGACCCAGCACCAGcgccagctccagctgggctgCCATGCG CTCGCTGCTGGAGGCACCTCTGCAGGCTGAGAACTACCACCagaaattccagctgctgctgcacctggaGGAGATCCAGATGGAGGTGAACATACGGCGCTACGACATGCAGGATGTGAccatggagcaggagagggggcTGCTGGTCCTCAGT GTGCCTGGCGTGGCCGAGAGCCGCCCGTCCGTGCTGAGAGGGGACCACCTCTTTGTCCACCTGAGCAGCGAGCGCTGCCACTCCCCGCTCATCCGGTACAAGGGCTACGTGCACAGCGTGGAACTGGAGCGGGTCAGGCTGGGCTTCTCCCCCAA gctgcagaAGAAGTTTGTGAACAGCCTGAAGTTTGATGTGACCTTCACCTTCAGCCGGCTGCCACTGCAGGTCCAGCATCGGGCTGCACGCCTGGCCATGCACCCCAGCTTGTccagcctcctcttcccctccgCCTCCTGCCACAAGTCCCTCTTCCcaggccccttccagcccca GTGGTTTAACCGCAAGCTGGAGACCAACGAGGAGCAGTGCAAAGCCGTGACCCACATCGTGACGGGCATGTCCCGGCCGGCCCCATACCTCATCTTCGGCCCCCCTGGCACTGGCAAGACGGTCACTATGGTGGAGGCCATCAAGCAG GTGTGGACATGCTTCAAGGATGCCCGTATCTTGGCCTGTGCCCCTTCCAACAGTGCCACAGAcctgctgtgccagtgcctcatcaAGGACATCGCCCCTCAGAATGTCTACAGGCTCATCGCCAGCTCCAGGAGCTACAGGGAGGTGCCCACTGACATCATG ccctgctgcaacTGGGATGATGAGCAGAGCAGCTACGTGTACCCAAGCAAGGAGAGCCTGAGGCAGTACCGGATTATCCTCACcacactggtgacagcaggaag gctggtgTCAGCCAACTTTCCCCCTGGGTTTTTCTCCCACGTCTTCATCGACGAGTGTGGCCACGCGGTAGAGCCGGAGAGCGTGGTCGCTGTCGCGG GGCTCCTGGCTCCCATGGATCAGGAGACCAACCCCAATGGGGggcagctggtgctggcaggagACCCCAAGCAGCTGGGCCCCGTCCTGACCTCACCGCTGGCCATCCAGCACGGTTTGG GCACCTCGCTGCTGGAGAGGCTGATGCTGCACAACCCCCTGTACAAGAAGTCGAGCGGAGGATATGACCCGCAGTTCATCACCAAACTGCTCTGGAACTACAG gtcCCACGAGGCCATCCTCAGGATCCCCAATGAGCTCTTCTACGACAATGAGCTGAAGGTGTGCGAGAGCAGCGGGCTTGACGTCCGGAATCTGTATTGTACCTGGGAGGAGCTTCCCAAAAAG GGCTTCCCCATCatcttccatggggtttgtgGGGAGGACCAGAGAGAGGCCAAGAGCCCCTCATTCTTCAACACGGCCGAAATTGAGGTCCTGCTCGACTACCTgaagaagctgctgcagagccagggcaaGGGAAGCTGCCCCACCGTGTCCCCCAAGGAGATCGGCATCATTTCTCCCTACAGGAAGCAG GTAGAGAAGATCCGGAGAGCCATCACCTCCCTGGATCCCGATCTGCGGAAGCTGCCGGACATCAGCCAGCTGAAG gtgGGCTCTGTGGAAGAATTCCAGGGCCAGGAGCGGCACGTGATCCTCATCTCCACCGTGCGCAGCTGCAGCACCTACCTCCAGTTCGACCAGACCTTCAGGCTGGGCTTCCTCAAGAACCCCAAG AGGCTGAACGTGGCCATCACCAGGGCCAAGGCTCTGTTGATCGTGGTGGGTAACCCGACGGTGCTCAGCAAGGACCACCACTGGCACAg GTTCCTCAGGTACTGCAAGGAAGAGGGCGGCTACACGGGATACCCCTACGAGGATGAGAGCACGGCCGAGAGCAGAATCGCCCACTGCCTCCACAAGCTGCAGCTCAGCGTTTAA